A single Chryseobacterium sp. DNA region contains:
- a CDS encoding response regulator transcription factor codes for MEIREQLNDQLLDKTSKKCLLDSEIYKQRALMYSQMEGAISVLSDMQADKSYLYKSGAASELGLNCKENPVEIDSIWEEEMLKKIHPDDRLKKYIHELRFFKLLESMNKEIRTDYSVVSKIRMADKNGEYKWVKHRMFYTYSPYNGKLRFALCLYNIALEMSSIPEFLIINMAKGEVIVKDRLDYKSILSPRELEVLKWIGEGYASKQIADILSISINTVSRHRQNILEKLKVKNSTQAFKDSFY; via the coding sequence ATGGAGATCCGGGAACAATTAAACGATCAATTACTGGACAAGACTTCAAAAAAATGCCTGCTTGATAGTGAGATTTATAAGCAGAGAGCATTAATGTATTCACAAATGGAAGGAGCCATAAGCGTACTGAGTGATATGCAGGCAGATAAAAGCTACCTGTACAAATCCGGAGCCGCTTCCGAACTTGGCCTCAACTGTAAAGAAAATCCGGTAGAAATTGATTCTATCTGGGAGGAGGAAATGTTGAAAAAGATCCATCCTGATGACAGGCTTAAAAAATACATTCATGAACTTCGTTTCTTTAAACTGCTGGAGTCGATGAATAAGGAAATCCGTACCGATTACAGCGTAGTCTCAAAAATCAGGATGGCGGATAAAAACGGAGAATATAAATGGGTTAAACACCGGATGTTTTATACCTATTCGCCCTATAATGGAAAACTGAGATTTGCCCTTTGTCTTTATAATATTGCTTTGGAAATGTCCTCAATTCCGGAGTTTTTGATTATTAATATGGCTAAAGGGGAAGTCATCGTAAAAGACAGGCTGGATTATAAAAGTATTCTGAGCCCAAGGGAACTGGAAGTTTTAAAATGGATTGGTGAAGGATATGCCAGCAAGCAAATAGCGGATATACTCTCCATAAGTATCAATACCGTAAGCAGGCACCGGCAGAACATTCTTGAAAAGTTAAAAGTGAAAAATTCAACACAGGCATTTAAAGATAGTTTCTATTGA
- a CDS encoding AraC family transcriptional regulator — MKRSEEIAGQYFDFLEKHIQDVIAGRASELMELNEIASELAVSHQHLTDTVKKEKGKHPCFFYDEKIIQQAQLMLENSDKSVAEIARIFTYDPSNFSKFFKKTTGITPGIFRKSSRDN; from the coding sequence ATGAAAAGAAGTGAAGAAATTGCCGGTCAGTATTTTGACTTTTTAGAAAAGCATATTCAGGATGTGATTGCCGGGCGGGCTTCCGAATTGATGGAACTGAACGAAATTGCCTCCGAATTGGCTGTTTCGCATCAGCATCTTACCGATACGGTGAAGAAAGAAAAAGGAAAACATCCCTGTTTTTTTTATGATGAAAAAATTATTCAGCAAGCTCAGTTAATGCTTGAGAATTCCGATAAATCCGTCGCTGAGATTGCTCGTATTTTTACTTATGATCCTTCTAATTTTTCAAAATTTTTCAAAAAAACGACCGGAATAACTCCCGGAATATTTAGAAAATCGAGTAGGGATAACTGA